In Spirochaetota bacterium, the sequence ATATTGCACTGATATGGGTTTCAGAGTAACAGAGCTTGCTATTCAAATTTACGGTGGCTATGGCTACTGCCAGGACTATCCAGTGGAACAGTTTATGCGTGATTTAAAAATTGCTTCAATCTATGAAGGCACAAACGGAATACAGGCACTTGACCTTGTTGGCCGAAAGATGTCGCAAAACAAAGGAGCAAACTTTATTAATTTTCTTGGTGAAATTAACAAAACTCTGGCACGCTACAAAGACAACCCGCGGCTTGCTGATATTTCAAAAGATGTACAGGATGCGGTGAATTTACTGGCAGATATGGGCATGTTCTTTGTACAGTGTGGTAAGGAAGGCAAGTTCCTTATCCCAATCAGCAATGCATATCCTTTCTTAAATCTTATGGGCACTGTTGCATTGGGATGGCTGTTATTTTGGCAGAGTGGCATAGCCTATGAAAAGCTTGACGAAATTTGCAAGCAATATAATGTTGATGCAAATGACAAAAAAGCAATTGCACAGTTAGCAAAGGACCATAAAGATGCAGCATTTTACTGTGGCAAAATACACAGTGCGCGTTATTACATTACGCATGTATTGCCACATGCACATTCGTATGCAAAGGCAATCAAGAGCCAGAATCTTTCAATGCTTGACATTCCGGAAGAAAGTTTTGCGATAGAGTAAACAGGTTGTTGTTTTTGGCACAAAAAGAAAAGCGGGCTTGCAATAAGCCCGCTTTTTGTTATGAGCTATCGCACAAATAAAAAATAGTTGCACAAAGTTTATTTTTGTGGCCGATAGTTACTAATTACTAATGTGAAAATGAGGAAACAGTGGCATATAAAAATCTTCAAAATTTCATTGCTGCGTTAGAACACGCTGGTGAGCTTAAACGTATTAAAACAGAAGTTGATCCGTATTTAGAAATTACTGAAATTGCTGACAGGATGAGCAAAAGTTATGGACCTGCCTTGCTTTTTGAAAGAGTGAAAGGTTCAGCATATCCTGTGCTCATCAATGCATTTGGCAGCTATAAAAGAATGCAGATGGCACTGCACTGCAATTCATTTGATGAGATTGGGCAAAAAATTTACAACCTCATCACTATGCAGCCTCCAAAAACCATTACCGAAAAGATTAAGGCGCTTTTGACATTGAAAGATATTGCAAAGATAATGCCAAAAGAAGTCAGCAAAGCGCCATGTCAGGCACACATAATTAAAGAAGGTGCACTGCTTGATGCACTTCCAATTTTAACCTGCTGGCCAAACGATGGTGGGCCATTTATTACACTTCCCATTGTCATCACCAAAGACCCTGAGACAGGAATTCAAAATGCAGGCATGTATCGCATGCACAAGTTTAATAACACATCTACTGGTATGCACTGGCAGTACAACAAGGATGGTGCACGCCATTACCGCAAATACTGTCAGTTGCAGCAACGTATGCCGGTTGCAGTGGCCCTTGGAGGTAGTCCTGCAATAACGTATGCTGCAACAGCGCCATTGCCACCTGACATTGATGAAATGCTGTTTGCAGGATTTCTGGAAGGTGAAAGCGTTGAACTTGTGAAAGCAAGGACAGTGGATTTATTGGTGCCGGCAGAAGCTGAGTTTATCATAGAAGGGTATGTTGATCCCGGTGATGAAACTATTGAGGGCCCGTTTGGCGACCACACAGGGTTTTATTCTGCTGCAGACCGCTATCCAGTGTTTCACGTTACCTGCATCACCACGCGCGATAATCCTGTGTATCCGGCTACAATTGTGGGTAAGCCACCAATGGAAGACTGCTACATGGCAAAAGCAACAGAGCGGATATTCCTGCCGTTTTTAAAAATGCTTGTACCTGAGATTGTAGATATTGAGCTTCCGCTTGAAGGAGTGTTTCATAACTGTGCGCTTGTATCAATAAAAAAAGAATATCCTGGGCAGGCCAAGAAAGTTATCAATGCCCTGTGGGGATTGGGTCAGATGGCTTCAACCAAATATATCGCTGTATTTGATGATGATATTAATCTTAGGGATTACAGCACAGTGGTGTGGAAGCTTTTAAACAATGTTGATCCACGCCGAGATTTGATGATTGTAGAAGGCCCACTGGACGCGCTTGACCATTCGGCACCGTTTGCAAATTTTGGTGGCAAGATGGGCATTGATGCAACGCGCAAAACAAAAGAAGAAGGTATGGGCCGTGATTGGCCTAAAGAAATTAAAATGTCAGATGATATTATTGAGCGTGTAACAAAGAGGTGGAAGGAGTATGGATTTTAAAAAGCTATCGCAACTTATTATGATTGAACAGACGGTGTTTGCGCTACCGTTTGCATATTTAGGAATTCTTTTTGCTGGAGGTGGAAAGATTTCAACATGGATATTTGCATCTGTTGCACTGGTTGCCGCGCGTACTGCCGGGATGTGCTTTAATCGCGTTATTGATGCTGATATCGATGCCAAAAATCCTCGCACAAAGGATAGGCTGTTGCCAAGAGGTGAGGTAACACGACAGGAAGTACTGCGCGCTGCTGTTGTATCTTGTGTGGTGTTTGTATTTGCATCGTATATGCTCAATATGTTGTGTTTTTATCTTTCATTTGTGGCGATAGCTCTTTTAATAAGCTACTCATATTTCAAACGGTTTTCATCAGCTTCACATCTGTATTTAGGATTTGTGGAAGCAGCTGCACCAATTGGAGGGTATCTTGCAACAACAGGCGAATTTGCTTTGATTCCGTTTATATTGGGATTTGCCATTATGACGTGGATTGCTGGGCTTGATGTGGTGTATGCACTGCTTGATATAGATTTTGACCGTAATGAAGGCTTACACTCAATACCTGCACAATATGGAAAGGATAAGGCGCTTATCATTTCAGCATTGCTATATGTTCTGTCATTTGCATCACTTATTGCAGCCGGGGTAATAACTTCACGCAAAGAAGCATACTGGATTGGAGTGCTCTGTGTGGGAATAATTTTTATCTACCAGCAAAAGCTTGCACGGAGCAAGGATTTAGAGCATGCCATAAAGGAATTTTTCAAGGTAAATTCGTTCATATCGCCGGTGCTCTTTATTTCAACGTTTGTTGATGTGTTTTTCATTATGTGAATTCACACAAAGATGGCAGAGTACGCGAAATAATTGCTAGAAAAATATTTTCAATCTCCCTAAACTCTGTGATCTCAGCGAACTTTGCGAAAAAAAATGGAACATCACGCAGAGAGCGCGGGGTACACGGAGTGAAAGAGGGTTGCAAAAGAACTACAATCTCCCCAAGCTCTGTGATCTCAGCGAACTCTGCGTGAGAAAAATATATCACACAGAGAGCGCAGAGTTTAAGGCTTGCAAAAATAAGTTTAGAAGAATATGCTGGCTGTGATACAATTAATTCTATGATAATCGTGTGCATAACAGGAGCAAGTGGTGCTATCTTGGGTATACGCCTGATAGAAGAGTTATTGCAGAAAAACAAAGAAGTTGCATGTATTGTTTCGCAAAGTGCCTGGCCTGTTATGCAGTATGAATTGCAAACTGACGTCCACACTGTTAAAGAAATTTTGCTGCAGCGCAGTATCGATATTCAATTGCTCCATAATCTAAAAGAATATAAACCTGATGATTTTTTTACACCAATTGCAAGCGGCAGCAATCCATTTGAAGCAGCAGTAGTGATTCCTGCTTCTATGAAGACAGTGGCTGCTATCGCTTGCGGATATGCTGACAACCTTATACACCGTGTATGCGATATTGCACTTAAAGAAAAGCGCACTCTCATCATTGTGCCACGCGAAACGCCAATGAGCGGAATACATCTTAATAATTTACATACAGCGGCACTGTATGGGTGTACGGTAGTTATGCCTGTGCCAGCATTTTACAATTTCCCAAAAACTATTGATGATGTTATTAATTTTATAGTTGGCAGAGTGTTGGACATTCTGCATATTGAACACAATTGTTACAAGCGATGGAATAATGAACCTCATACGCGATAGTAAACTTATTTCAATCAGCGAAAAAGTGGAGGCTGGCATTGCTGTATCAGATGATGATGCATTTGCCATGCTTACAACCACTGATATTATGGGGCTTGCTGCCATAGCTCATAAAGTTAAAATGAGATTGCATGGGAGCAGTGTCTTTTATGGTGTGAATATGAATCTTAACTATACCAATATATGCACACTACGGTGCCCGTTATGCGCTTTTTCACGTAACAAAGATGATAATGATGCTTATCTGTTGTCATTGGATGCGATAGCTCAAAAAATTGAAACTGCAGATGATATTGATGAAGTCCACATTGTGGGCGGGCTTCATCCCGATCTTCCATTATCATATTACGAAGATATGCTGAAAATCATTAAATCTATAAAACCTGCTCTTCACATTGTAGCGTTCACTGCAGTTGAATACGATTATATGTCAAAGAAATTCAATATCCCGCTTGATGAGTTGTTTCAGCGGTTGAGGAAAGCTGGGTTAGGCTCAATTCCTGGCGGTGGTGCTGAAATCTTTGCACCTGAGGTGAGGGGAACTATCGCCCCAAAAAAAATTAGTGGAACGCGCTGGCTTGAAGTTATGGCAATAGCTCATAGAAACGGCATAAAAACCAATGCCACAATGCTTTTCAACCACATTGAAAATGAACAGCATATAATTGACCATATAAAGCAAATTCGCACGTTGCAGGATGAAACAGGCGGATTTAAAACATTTGTACCTCTGGTATTTCATCAGGAGCACACAGGAATAAAAGCCAAACGAAAAGAACCAACTGGTTTTGATATAATCCGAATCTATGCAACAGCTCG encodes:
- a CDS encoding menaquinone biosynthesis decarboxylase, which produces MAYKNLQNFIAALEHAGELKRIKTEVDPYLEITEIADRMSKSYGPALLFERVKGSAYPVLINAFGSYKRMQMALHCNSFDEIGQKIYNLITMQPPKTITEKIKALLTLKDIAKIMPKEVSKAPCQAHIIKEGALLDALPILTCWPNDGGPFITLPIVITKDPETGIQNAGMYRMHKFNNTSTGMHWQYNKDGARHYRKYCQLQQRMPVAVALGGSPAITYAATAPLPPDIDEMLFAGFLEGESVELVKARTVDLLVPAEAEFIIEGYVDPGDETIEGPFGDHTGFYSAADRYPVFHVTCITTRDNPVYPATIVGKPPMEDCYMAKATERIFLPFLKMLVPEIVDIELPLEGVFHNCALVSIKKEYPGQAKKVINALWGLGQMASTKYIAVFDDDINLRDYSTVVWKLLNNVDPRRDLMIVEGPLDALDHSAPFANFGGKMGIDATRKTKEEGMGRDWPKEIKMSDDIIERVTKRWKEYGF
- the ubiA gene encoding putative 4-hydroxybenzoate polyprenyltransferase — translated: MDFKKLSQLIMIEQTVFALPFAYLGILFAGGGKISTWIFASVALVAARTAGMCFNRVIDADIDAKNPRTKDRLLPRGEVTRQEVLRAAVVSCVVFVFASYMLNMLCFYLSFVAIALLISYSYFKRFSSASHLYLGFVEAAAPIGGYLATTGEFALIPFILGFAIMTWIAGLDVVYALLDIDFDRNEGLHSIPAQYGKDKALIISALLYVLSFASLIAAGVITSRKEAYWIGVLCVGIIFIYQQKLARSKDLEHAIKEFFKVNSFISPVLFISTFVDVFFIM
- a CDS encoding UbiX family flavin prenyltransferase gives rise to the protein MIIVCITGASGAILGIRLIEELLQKNKEVACIVSQSAWPVMQYELQTDVHTVKEILLQRSIDIQLLHNLKEYKPDDFFTPIASGSNPFEAAVVIPASMKTVAAIACGYADNLIHRVCDIALKEKRTLIIVPRETPMSGIHLNNLHTAALYGCTVVMPVPAFYNFPKTIDDVINFIVGRVLDILHIEHNCYKRWNNEPHTR
- a CDS encoding CofH family radical SAM protein gives rise to the protein MNLIRDSKLISISEKVEAGIAVSDDDAFAMLTTTDIMGLAAIAHKVKMRLHGSSVFYGVNMNLNYTNICTLRCPLCAFSRNKDDNDAYLLSLDAIAQKIETADDIDEVHIVGGLHPDLPLSYYEDMLKIIKSIKPALHIVAFTAVEYDYMSKKFNIPLDELFQRLRKAGLGSIPGGGAEIFAPEVRGTIAPKKISGTRWLEVMAIAHRNGIKTNATMLFNHIENEQHIIDHIKQIRTLQDETGGFKTFVPLVFHQEHTGIKAKRKEPTGFDIIRIYATARIYLHNVPHIKALWMYVGEKLAQVLLQCGVDDIGATYYDEKVVHSAGAKTPAWGSEAFLQHIIKDAGFIPVRVNASYIPTT